The DNA segment agtgGAAAAGTAAAGCTGGGAAGAATCAATTACATATACTGAAATTTAAACATGgtaaattcatttttgtattttatttgttGAGCTTTCAGCTCATTCTGTTGAAAAATATATAGATACACAggtacatgaaaaaaattgaaagagtaaGACAAGTTGGGGAAAGGATGTTCGAGGAGAGAAACAAGTTTAGATTTTTCTACCCTTAGATATATTCAGCAGAACTAATCATGGCAATGttctgaaaagaaaaacttctgtttttggaagaaaagatTATCATCATTCATCATGATGAGCTCTTTTTCTGATGCTACAACTCATTGTTTCCTGAACAAAGGAATGAATATTTATTGCGCTGTTTCAGAATTTCtgacgaaaattttattttttaatgagaaaactGCCGCATGAATTTGCCTGGAATTTCCAGGAATTCTTTTCTACATTTGTGAgaaaaggaaccacaatttttagaaaaaattgtgcAGTAGTTTTCCTACAAAGGCtgaattttcggtaaaaatacTGAAATGGCACAGGCCAGATACGTTCCTCTCAGatattttttacgcagattaTGGTTCTAAGGATCAAAACGAGAGGACATTGGGTGCAAAAGTTTAGGGAgtaatcaaagaaaattgttttgAGGTGGACAAATTGAATAATACATACTTGTAGTCTTCATTAGCAACTGAAAGAATATATGCTTCCATTGGGTTCCAGACAACTTGATTTGATCTAAGTTTCATTACCAATTTTCTGACAGGACCCGTCTCGCGCGAGTCATACAGAATTATGCTTCTATCACTGGCACAAGAGGCTGAAAAACGAAAATGTTGCGaatagattttaaagtttcttcGGAGATTCAAAATTTCTAGTGGTTTATTGGGTTGTCAGAGGGTAGATAATTGGTCGATTGACATGCcacatattttttgggaaaagggAATAATGGAAAAGATAGTGTGTACATGTATTaacattaaaatcaaatttaatgctcgaaaatttaatttataaatCTCTTGATTCTTAGCttcttttacaaaaaggaaATATAAACCGCCTACGTTTAGATGACTGACAGTAAAAAGTCTGAGATGATACTATTGATGGCCAAAATCAGAGACACATCTACATtattatatttcaaaatttctgctcttattttatttttgggaagAATAACAAGCTACTTTTGTACCTAGCTTAAAATCTATACTGAATAATATTCTACTAGCAGTGAAGAATaatcaaaaaagttttcaagaaattacattgactagttttccagagaaaaaataaagtatggcaggaagtctacaacaatGCAAAAGGGAATAAATGGTTGCTCACTTTGGCCACTGATAGGTGTATAAGTCTACCAGAATTATGTCAACTCATGCTGCTTCTTAGCAAAGCTTCCTAACACACCGCAAAAAAATAGTAAGTTTCAACTACTTGACAACCTCATATACCaccaaaaattttcagtcaagaCAAATTTTACCACAAGAGGGGGTAtgatacaaaattaaataactACGCTGAGCTACAATAAGACCGCCCACTTAACTTCAAACTCATTTCCAAATTAAAATGATCACTTCACCATATCATTGGATGATGTTATTCTGTACCAATAACAACATGGAGACTATCTACACGGTTCAGATAGAATggcattattttttaattccataCGAAATGGAAAAATCTCCTTCATCCTCATTACTTAAAAATAAGAGGGGGggatttcaatttaaattgtttaaaagctaaatattaaaaataattaaaataccTAAAACATGAGTTTCAATTTGGTTGAAAGCAATGTTGTGCAAACTGTCTACATTCCATTCGAAAATTCGGATGGGTTCGTTTCGCGTCTCATCCCACAGTTGACAAACTTCACCACATGTTGCAAATTTATTTTCTGTTCGGTGATGGGTAATTCCTAATAACacagactggaaaaaaaccaagaaaacttTATGAGCCCAAGGAGGGGACGTTTTTACATTGAATAGATAAATATTAACATTCATGAGAAAAAAGTTATGTACACAGGGAAAGAGAAATatgatttttagcaaaaaatagcAATTACAGGAGAAGAAATAAACTTAGGGCCACCAATGAGAAACCCGGTTTCACTATTAGCCATTAAAATCCTGCATCTTAATTGGTGGATTGATAAAAAAAGTGAAGTCCATGATCCATCCTCAGTCTGTGTCCATATCTGCACAGGTACGGTGGCACGTCTAAATTTTCAGCATTTCTAATCTTTCAGGAAATGAATACAGAACAGAAAAAGCAAAGTGAAAGCATACCTTCGATATTATTACATTAGCCGGATGCTTGGAAGTTCCACAATTTTCTACATCCCaggtttttattgttttgtcaTCACCTACACTGATGAAGTGTTCTCCAGAAATATCAAAGGTGAGACCTCGAACATAACTTTCATGTGCTTGGAGATGGTGCAAGCATGTTTGCTGGGATAAATCCCATATTCTGacctgcaaaataaaataacgaaTAGCAAATAAATTTTAAGCAGTTGGGACTACATCATATTGTTTGTTTTActggaaatgaaactttggttttttgagaaaaaactatCGTCCAGGTTTTCCCAAAGAACTTACATCCATGTGCTGAGGGAGACATCTTACACTTGCAGTTGCATGGATTAAATAATATTTTAGAATTGCAAAACAAGAGAAATAAGACCGATCATCTCAAGTATGTACCTCCTGCATGATACTGCGCAATGCATCATTTTCAACTGTATTTGTTAACTACAAAAATGCTCTCTTTGTAAATCATTTGTTAgtttacataaaaagaaaaaaagttttaagcaCTAACCTCTCCGTTATAAGCTCCACTGACGATCACAGATAGCCTGGAGGGATGCTTTCCGAGGGCAGAGACACCTTCAGTGTGGCCTTTCAAGTTACCAACAAACGGTTTGGCAAACACTCTGTCCAGTTTTGTGGCATTCAGTGCCCGTGTGTATTCTCTGGGTCCTTGGAAAGGGTGAAGGCTTGGATCATAATTTCTTGgtactaaaaatttaaaaacataaacTATTAAAACGAGATACTATTATAGACGTAAgtcacaaatatttttttttttttttttttttttttttcaaatagcctGGAAGGCTAATCCCATTCAGCTTCACACACCATTCATTCCCCAATTCATACACCCACTCTGTCGACTTCCCTCACCAATCTCCCATCACCCCAATTTTCGTTCTGATATATCCTCATTTTAAACAACAAGTTCCTTTTAAATGCCTTCAGACCCAATTCTTCCAACTTATaacatttaaatttattatatTCCCTTACCCCTTTATAGAAAACCATCTTATCCACATTACCCTTTTCATGATATGCCCAGACTTCACCTCCATGTCTAGTCCCTTTTGAATTATCACCCCACATTAGCTTTTTTAATTCCTCATCTACGCCTTTAATATAACCCTTcttaattttgtaaataaatacaAAGGCTCTGTATTTGATGAACAGTTCTATACACAACCACTCCAACTCATTTAACATTCCTCCAATGTTCTCTTCTCTACCCCTTTTTAAAATATATCTCATTGCATTATTTTGCCCCACTTGTAACCTTTCAATCACTCCCTTCCCAGCTTCAAAGAGTACAGTTGTACAGTGATTTAATATCGCCCCCACTACTGCATGGTACATCAATTTCTTCCCCTCTATTGTCAACACATTTTTCATCCTCCAAAGCAAACTTACTCTCCTCCTATATTCACTCACTATTATTTCTATTTGCCTGtcccatctcaagtcctcagtAACCATCACCCCCAAGTATTTATATTCCCTTACTCTCCCTAATATCTCCTCCCCAATTTTTATCCTCACCTCTAAGTTCCTATACTCTTCTTTCGAACTAAATACAacaaatttggatttttctaTATTGagctttaatttatttattcttaACCATTCATCTACTCTATTCAATTCCTCAGacatttttatttgtacttccgCTACTTCTTTGCCTATCATGTAAATCAATGTGTCATCTGCAAACATTCTAAGCTTACATACACCCAGCACCTTTTTTATATCATTAATATATATTAAAAACAGCACCGGCCCCAATCTACTCCCTTGCGGTACACCTAGCTCGACACACAATTCGTCCGATAATACCTCACTCCAATTCACTACCTGTTTCCTATTCCTAAGGTAGCCCTTAAACCATTCCAATGCTTTACCCTTCACCCCGTTCAACTCCAGCTTTTTTAGTAATATTTCCCTATCCACTGTTTCAAATGCCCTCTTTAAGTCAAGAAAAACACCAACAATGATTTTGCCTTTGTTTTCACCCTCCCTCCACTCTTTGAATAACATCTGTATCAATTCCTCTGCCCCCCTTCCCTTCCTAAATCCTCTTTGCTCTTCAAAAGCCAATTTGGAAGCCAAAAATACAAAAGCTCAACTTATATTCGGCTACAgcttccaatgctgctaaatGGTATCTATACTCAGCTTTCTTTTGAAATCAACAGACTCAAACTACTTGACTGACAAGGAATCTGTTTAGATAAAACCATAGCAATATCTAGTCAACACTTTCATGGTTTGAGGGTTTGCATGTTCTAATAAACCTCCGTGGAAAGCTTCTGAAACCGTTATAACGCACCAAAACAGCTGTAGCAGGATATTGACGCCTACTGACATTTAAAACCCCCtatcgccaccctttcactgggcggcCCCTTCGACTCCTCCCAGGAAGAACCCAATCAAGTTTCTTTGTcagcagcctctcttccgtcattcTTTAAACATGACCATACTTACCAGACAAGCGGTTTGGTCCTGTCATCagacacgatgtcattttcaacTTCCATGATCTGTGGTACCTAATCTGTCATTGCGGACCCAATCTCTCCTAGAGAGCCCTGCTTGGGGAACCTaatgttttgtaaaaataaataaataaataaataaataaaggttGCGTACCTTTGAAAATGTCTCGCTTGGTTTCCCTCAGATAATGATCAGGATTTCGTACCAACGTTTTGACTTTCATGATGgcttcaaaaagaaatattcagaTTCCTAACTTGAGGAAACATTAAAAGGagcaagagaaaaaatcaaaccaGTTAAATTGATCTT comes from the Bemisia tabaci chromosome 7, PGI_BMITA_v3 genome and includes:
- the LOC109043437 gene encoding DDB1- and CUL4-associated factor 13, with translation MKVKTLVRNPDHYLRETKRDIFKVPRNYDPSLHPFQGPREYTRALNATKLDRVFAKPFVGNLKGHTEGVSALGKHPSRLSVIVSGAYNGEVRIWDLSQQTCLHHLQAHESYVRGLTFDISGEHFISVGDDKTIKTWDVENCGTSKHPANVIISKSVLLGITHHRTENKFATCGEVCQLWDETRNEPIRIFEWNVDSLHNIAFNQIETHVLASCASDRSIILYDSRETGPVRKLVMKLRSNQVVWNPMEAYILSVANEDYNIYSYDTRKFNAPIMIHKDNVGAVTCLDYAPTGKEIVSGSYDRSIRIFPVHKGHSRDVYHTKRMQHVLSVSWSLDNKYICSASDEMNIRIWKARASEKLGVLKPRERDALHYNEMLKSKFAGHPQIRRIARHRQIPKYMFNARNQLREAKEKIKRKEANVRKHSKKGTIPHVPERKKHVVEVQE